In Macadamia integrifolia cultivar HAES 741 chromosome 13, SCU_Mint_v3, whole genome shotgun sequence, one DNA window encodes the following:
- the LOC122059565 gene encoding uncharacterized protein LOC122059565 isoform X1: protein MEEGVDCLTVVTDGEMQLGDSSKSEVKRDHEWVADAIESESFPNKKQAKESSNDDLNSEVLNSNVSPKENTASCQTFSTQPAELEREHNLGGGGVTSSSTENSSMESRSDEEHNIDDSAVAVSTSLVIMEVPKPSSSTGIRRIIFKFSKSKEDYTPSAPAGQPVSNGVDNNLTYGGFREYHGMKLDNSSADGLVCTPRKYYSEAAGNMLTCSPKRKMELKMSKKVATNSYPMNVKRLLSTGVLEGARVKYMSFTQETELLGIVKGSGYLCGCPLCNFSEVLNAYEFEKHAGCRTKHPNDNIFLVNGKSIYSIVQELRRTPLNLLHEVIRSVVGSSINEKFYLVWKESLQASNLQEIGEKFETERQSQLELLDLYNPIESCPSDSGDDSTGLSSSYLMPEFPIKERFHVKQKRPRGRKRMVKKSNCSSYNSVVGQKKTTGGGVKKRDNDLHRLLFLPNGLPDGVELAYFSKGQRLLQGYKQGNGIVCSCCNSEISPSQFEAHAGWAARRQPYRHIYTTNGISLHDLSISLASGHSLTASDNDDICTVCGEVGDLVLCDGCPRAFHAACLELQNFPEGDWHCPYCKDRFGSGRNAPTMKAITIRMTRVVREPGTEIGGCAFCRAHDFSVSKFDERTVLLCDQCEREFHVGCLRERGLCDLKELPKGKWFCCDDCSRIHCALQNLILRGAEMIPSSVSGVIKRKLIEKGLVEATEDNVHWQLLSGKNGFPDHRLLLSKAAAIFRDGFEPITERSGRDLVPAMVYGRNIAGQEFGGMYCVVLCVKSVVVTAGILRIFGQQVAELPLVATRRGNRGKGYFQALFACVERLLFSLNVKNLVLPAAEDAESIWTNKLGFRKMTEEQLLKYTKDFQLMGFLGTSMLEKEVSRFTD, encoded by the exons ATGGAAGAAGGTGTAGACTGCTTAACAGTGGTAACGGATGGGGAGATGCAATTGGGTGATTCATCCAAATCTGAAGTAAAGCGTGATCATGAGTGGGTTGCAGACGCTATCGAATCAGAGTCCTTTCCCAACAAGAAGCAAGCAAAAGAATCCTCAAATGATGACCTGAACTCTGAAGTTTTGAATTCAAATGTCTCTCCAAAAGAGAACACAGCCAGCTGTCAGACCTTTTCGACCCAACCGGCCGAGTTGGAGAGGGAGCACAATTTGGGAGGTGGTGGTGTTACATCTAGTAGCACAGAGAATTCAAGTATGGAGAGCAGGAGCGATGAGGAGCATAATATTGATGACTCTGCTGTTGCTGTATCTACTTCTCTAGTTATAATGGAAGTTCCAAAACCTTCCAGTTCCACTGGGATTAGGAGAATAATATTCAAGTTCAGCAAGAGCAAGGAGGACTATACACCATCTGCTCCAGCAGGTCAGCCTGTAAGCAATGGGGTTGACAATAACCTCACTTATGGTGGATTTCGGGAGTATCATGGGATGAAGTTGGATAATTCAAGTGCAGACGGGCTAGTGTGTACTCCTAGAAAATATTACTCTGAAGCAGCGGGGAACATGCTTACATGTTCTCCTAAAAGGAAGATGGAATTGAAAATGTCCAAGAAGGTTGCCACGAACAGCTACCCTATGAATGTCAAAAGGTTGCTATCAACTGGCGTTCTTGAAGGAGCTCGTGTGAAGTATATGTCCTTTACTCAGGAG ACAGAGCTTCTTGGCATTGTGAAAGGTTCTGGATATTTGTGTGGTTGTCCACTATGTAATTTTTCTGAG GTTCTTAATGCTTATGAGTTTGAGAAGCATGCAGGGTGCAGAACCAAACATCCAAATGATAATATATTCCTGGTGAATGGGAAGTCCATTTATAGTATTGTCCAAGAGTTGAGACGAACACCGCTCAACTTGTTGCATGAAGTGATTCGAAGTGTTGTTGGATCATCAATTAATGAGAAGTTTTACCTGGTCTGGAAAG AATCACTCCAAGCGTCAAATCTTCAGGAAATTGGTGAAAAGTTTGAAACAGAAAGACAGTCTCAACTGGAGCTTCTTGACCTGTATAATCCAATTGAAAG CTGTCCTAGTGACTCTGGTGATGACAGCACTGGCCTTTCTTCAAGTTACTTGATGCCAGAGTTTCCTATCAAAGAGAGGTTCCATGTGAAGCAAAAGAGACCAAGAGGGAGAAAACGCATGGTTAAAAa GTCAAACTGCAGCAGTTATAACTCAGTTGTGGGACAGAAGAAAACTACTGGAGGTGGGGTTAAGAAAAG GGATAATGATCTACACCGATTACTTTTCCTGCCAAATGGGCTTCCAGATGGAGTAGAGCTGGCTTATTTTTCCAAAGGACAG AGGTTACTTCAAGGCTATAAGCAAGGAAATGGCATAGTTTGTAGTTGCTGTAATAGTGAG ATTAGCCCCTCGCAGTTTGAAGCTCATGCTGGATGGGCTGCTAGGCGTCAACC ATACCGTCACATCTATACTACAAATGGAATATCGCTTCATGATCTTTCAATTTCATTAGCAAGCGGGCACAGTCTCACTGCAAGTGACAATGATGATATATGTACAGTTTGCGGAGAAGTAGGAGATTTGGTCCTTTGTGATGGATGTCCTCGAGCATTTCATGCAG CTTGTTTGGAACTGCAGAACTTCCCAGAAGGTGATTGGCATTGTCCATATTGCAAAGATAGATTTGGCTCCGGCAGAAATGCACCTACTATGAAGGCAATTACAATCAGGATGACAAGAGTTGTCAGAGAACCAGGAACCGAAATAGGTGGTTGTGCTTTTTGCAG GGCTCATGACTTCAGTGTCTCAAAATTTGATGAGCGAACGGTTTTGCTCTGTGACCAA tGTGAGAGGGAGTTCCATGTTGGGTGTTTGAGGGAACGTGGACTGTGTGATTTGAAG GAACTTCCGAAGGGCAAGTGGTTTTGCTGTGACGACTGCAGTAGGATCCATTGTGCTTTACAGAACTTAATTCTCCGTGGAGCAGAGATGATTCCAAGTTCAGTTTCAGGTGTGATAAAGAGGAAGCTCATAGAGAAAGGcctagttgaagcaactgaagaTAATGTGCATTGGCAACTCTTAAGCGGAAAAAATGGCTTTCCGGACCATCGATTGCTTCTTTCCAAGGCTGCTGCAATCTTTAGA GATGGGTTTGAGCCTATAACTGAAAGGTCTGGTCGTGATCTAGTACCTGCTATGGTCTATGG aaGAAATATAGCTGGCCAGGAATTTGGAGGGATGTACTGTGTTGTTTTATGTGTAAA GTCAGTTGTTGTAACTGCTGGAATTCTCAGAATTTTCGGTCAGCAGGTTGCAGAACTTCCTCTGGTAGCTACAAGAAGAGGAAACCGAGGAAAG
- the LOC122059565 gene encoding uncharacterized protein LOC122059565 isoform X2 translates to MEEGVDCLTVVTDGEMQLGDSSKSEVKRDHEWVADAIESESFPNKKQAKESSNDDLNSEVLNSNVSPKENTASCQTFSTQPAELEREHNLGGGGVTSSSTENSSMESRSDEEHNIDDSAVAVSTSLVIMEVPKPSSSTGIRRIIFKFSKSKEDYTPSAPAGQPVSNGVDNNLTYGGFREYHGMKLDNSSADGLVCTPRKYYSEAAGNMLTCSPKRKMELKMSKKVATNSYPMNVKRLLSTGVLEGARVKYMSFTQETELLGIVKGSGYLCGCPLCNFSEVLNAYEFEKHAGCRTKHPNDNIFLVNGKSIYSIVQELRRTPLNLLHEVIRSVVGSSINEKFYLVWKESLQASNLQEIGEKFETERQSQLELLDLYNPIERSNCSSYNSVVGQKKTTGGGVKKRDNDLHRLLFLPNGLPDGVELAYFSKGQRLLQGYKQGNGIVCSCCNSEISPSQFEAHAGWAARRQPYRHIYTTNGISLHDLSISLASGHSLTASDNDDICTVCGEVGDLVLCDGCPRAFHAACLELQNFPEGDWHCPYCKDRFGSGRNAPTMKAITIRMTRVVREPGTEIGGCAFCRAHDFSVSKFDERTVLLCDQCEREFHVGCLRERGLCDLKELPKGKWFCCDDCSRIHCALQNLILRGAEMIPSSVSGVIKRKLIEKGLVEATEDNVHWQLLSGKNGFPDHRLLLSKAAAIFRDGFEPITERSGRDLVPAMVYGRNIAGQEFGGMYCVVLCVKSVVVTAGILRIFGQQVAELPLVATRRGNRGKGYFQALFACVERLLFSLNVKNLVLPAAEDAESIWTNKLGFRKMTEEQLLKYTKDFQLMGFLGTSMLEKEVSRFTD, encoded by the exons ATGGAAGAAGGTGTAGACTGCTTAACAGTGGTAACGGATGGGGAGATGCAATTGGGTGATTCATCCAAATCTGAAGTAAAGCGTGATCATGAGTGGGTTGCAGACGCTATCGAATCAGAGTCCTTTCCCAACAAGAAGCAAGCAAAAGAATCCTCAAATGATGACCTGAACTCTGAAGTTTTGAATTCAAATGTCTCTCCAAAAGAGAACACAGCCAGCTGTCAGACCTTTTCGACCCAACCGGCCGAGTTGGAGAGGGAGCACAATTTGGGAGGTGGTGGTGTTACATCTAGTAGCACAGAGAATTCAAGTATGGAGAGCAGGAGCGATGAGGAGCATAATATTGATGACTCTGCTGTTGCTGTATCTACTTCTCTAGTTATAATGGAAGTTCCAAAACCTTCCAGTTCCACTGGGATTAGGAGAATAATATTCAAGTTCAGCAAGAGCAAGGAGGACTATACACCATCTGCTCCAGCAGGTCAGCCTGTAAGCAATGGGGTTGACAATAACCTCACTTATGGTGGATTTCGGGAGTATCATGGGATGAAGTTGGATAATTCAAGTGCAGACGGGCTAGTGTGTACTCCTAGAAAATATTACTCTGAAGCAGCGGGGAACATGCTTACATGTTCTCCTAAAAGGAAGATGGAATTGAAAATGTCCAAGAAGGTTGCCACGAACAGCTACCCTATGAATGTCAAAAGGTTGCTATCAACTGGCGTTCTTGAAGGAGCTCGTGTGAAGTATATGTCCTTTACTCAGGAG ACAGAGCTTCTTGGCATTGTGAAAGGTTCTGGATATTTGTGTGGTTGTCCACTATGTAATTTTTCTGAG GTTCTTAATGCTTATGAGTTTGAGAAGCATGCAGGGTGCAGAACCAAACATCCAAATGATAATATATTCCTGGTGAATGGGAAGTCCATTTATAGTATTGTCCAAGAGTTGAGACGAACACCGCTCAACTTGTTGCATGAAGTGATTCGAAGTGTTGTTGGATCATCAATTAATGAGAAGTTTTACCTGGTCTGGAAAG AATCACTCCAAGCGTCAAATCTTCAGGAAATTGGTGAAAAGTTTGAAACAGAAAGACAGTCTCAACTGGAGCTTCTTGACCTGTATAATCCAATTGAAAG GTCAAACTGCAGCAGTTATAACTCAGTTGTGGGACAGAAGAAAACTACTGGAGGTGGGGTTAAGAAAAG GGATAATGATCTACACCGATTACTTTTCCTGCCAAATGGGCTTCCAGATGGAGTAGAGCTGGCTTATTTTTCCAAAGGACAG AGGTTACTTCAAGGCTATAAGCAAGGAAATGGCATAGTTTGTAGTTGCTGTAATAGTGAG ATTAGCCCCTCGCAGTTTGAAGCTCATGCTGGATGGGCTGCTAGGCGTCAACC ATACCGTCACATCTATACTACAAATGGAATATCGCTTCATGATCTTTCAATTTCATTAGCAAGCGGGCACAGTCTCACTGCAAGTGACAATGATGATATATGTACAGTTTGCGGAGAAGTAGGAGATTTGGTCCTTTGTGATGGATGTCCTCGAGCATTTCATGCAG CTTGTTTGGAACTGCAGAACTTCCCAGAAGGTGATTGGCATTGTCCATATTGCAAAGATAGATTTGGCTCCGGCAGAAATGCACCTACTATGAAGGCAATTACAATCAGGATGACAAGAGTTGTCAGAGAACCAGGAACCGAAATAGGTGGTTGTGCTTTTTGCAG GGCTCATGACTTCAGTGTCTCAAAATTTGATGAGCGAACGGTTTTGCTCTGTGACCAA tGTGAGAGGGAGTTCCATGTTGGGTGTTTGAGGGAACGTGGACTGTGTGATTTGAAG GAACTTCCGAAGGGCAAGTGGTTTTGCTGTGACGACTGCAGTAGGATCCATTGTGCTTTACAGAACTTAATTCTCCGTGGAGCAGAGATGATTCCAAGTTCAGTTTCAGGTGTGATAAAGAGGAAGCTCATAGAGAAAGGcctagttgaagcaactgaagaTAATGTGCATTGGCAACTCTTAAGCGGAAAAAATGGCTTTCCGGACCATCGATTGCTTCTTTCCAAGGCTGCTGCAATCTTTAGA GATGGGTTTGAGCCTATAACTGAAAGGTCTGGTCGTGATCTAGTACCTGCTATGGTCTATGG aaGAAATATAGCTGGCCAGGAATTTGGAGGGATGTACTGTGTTGTTTTATGTGTAAA GTCAGTTGTTGTAACTGCTGGAATTCTCAGAATTTTCGGTCAGCAGGTTGCAGAACTTCCTCTGGTAGCTACAAGAAGAGGAAACCGAGGAAAG